The DNA sequence AATACACTTCTTACGCTGGGTCGATGTACTAATTGTAGCACAAATAAGTGTgactgtaaaaaaaattggctgTGAGAATTTGTTCCTTATTTTAATTgcgataaaattgtattaaattggtAAGGTATACTCACACAGCAACATGCCGAAACTGTTATCTGTATTGTGTTTCTGCCAGGCTGGCACACTTCTTTCAGGTACAATGGTTTATGCGACGTTTTGTTTTCTCCTCTGTCTATTATCAACGGAGTAGCATTTACTGAAACCTGGACGCTTGCAGGCCAATTAGTATTCATCTGCCGATCTTCATGGTGgaaacattttaattgaagTTCAAGATCggatctaaaaaaaaaatatatacatattagccacttctttattttaacttattgttttaatattaacttttcaaaattatctATTACCTCCATATTAACGTTGAGTGGACTGTaggttttaattgaaaaacgtGGTTGCTAACTGCCAAATTATGTTCTAACCTAAATGGTGGTAATATAATACCATCTCTTACAGGGAATGTTAATCGAAGCTCATCATCtgaaatagatataaaaatagttaaaatcaTATTCTTATGAATACCATAACCACTTTTATACATTAATGGTATAGTTTTGGAATTACTTACTTTGCATACCAATCGGTGGCTTGAGCTCATTAAAATGAGGTTTAACATCAGCATTCGGACTTATATATGGTGGCATACTGCTAGCTGGAGTAAGAGGCGGTGTTGGATTTCCAGGCACAGGACTGTGCTGGTAACTATTCGTTCGCATGGCCACCTCTTGCGCAAATTGACCACTGTATTGCCCGCCATATTGTGCGGAATTCGTTTGATGTTGAGGAAAATGATTTGGGACACCGCCATTAAAATACTGTCCCTGGTTAGAATAAGGCGGCGTTGACTGTCTCATGTTTCCTCGCATAGTCGGTCCAAAGTTTCCGCTTGGACCTAACGGTTGTTGGGGAGGGTATTGTCCTTGAAAACCAGGCCGACCACCATAGCCAGAGGGGTACTGCCCAGGACCGAATCCGGGTTGACCTCCCATATATTGACTCTTTCTTGAGCCCATCAGCATAGTGCCTGTTGGGTATGGAGCATGCCTCCTCTGATATCCAGGGCCCATCTTCGTTGATCCGCCCATTTGACCGGGTCCCATTTGCGAGGTCATAATATTGGCATGCATTCCCATATTGGCCATCTGGGCCATAGGATTTATTCCGTTCATTGAAGCATTGCCCATTTGCCCCATCCCAGTCATACTTGTCATGCCATTCATCCCGTTCATTCCATTCATGCCGTTCATGCTTCCATTATTGCCCATACCCATCCCTGTCATTGCGGGATTATGGCTACGCTGCTGACCGTAACCATTCATCGCACTATATTGAGGATTTCCCATAGCCATGTTGCTTTGCATctgtaataattgaaatatttattataagaaataatcattttttattaattttttttcagtagATTACTGAGACAATTTGTTTACCTGCGAGAATGGCTGTGAGTCCTGCATCGCAGCCGTAGTGGCCGCGGCAACCATCGCGGCGGTGGCGCCGAACTGCGCGTTCTCGCCCCCGCCGCTCATCGCGCCCGAACCGCCGTGGCACCCATAGCTGCTAAAAAGGTAGAAATTATAATACCTGTAGGTAGCGAAAAATCGCTAGGGATTTAACCACTCATGATATAAAATGACAATATAGTGTAGAGGCATTTTTTATGATGCACTAGCATTAAAgtctttattcattttttttatcagatatcaagaaaacaaatacaattattaacaaattcggtataaagtatttattttggaTTGTTCATTTATGTGCTATACCGTGGCTATACCGGATATTAGTTTGAAAAAAGTGCGATTTCAtgtgtgattatcgttttattAACGTCCGTCCTGATAacgtcatattttattattatatttgtattttggaTACCATTGAtgacattttaaattgtagGATATATTCGGAGTTTGTATTAATAATTCGgattaaaataactaattaagttttttattaacaacaaataaatacctacaactTTTATCAACCGATTCTTGATTTGaagttaattttgtttcaCTCACGATAATATGAGTAGTTTCTATTCTATTGCGAGTGGCCTTGCGAAGTCTAACATTTTACATTCCACACGTTAACGCgtcgattattattaataaacacaGTCTTCAATATTCAACCCAAATTTCATAAACGTACGCGTTTTTTTAAAACGctgtatgattttattattttgtgaacAATGAGACAAAAAATCAATATGGACGCGTTGTTACCCCTGTGTTTCTCTCGGgatgtttgattttttgtatgGCGCCGGAGTGGGAGACAGACTCATGTGAACTCCTTTTGGGGCGAATTCCCGAGCCCTTTCTAATAACTCCATTCGACAAAAGCCCAATAAACACGCACACGAGTtacttattgttatttgtatatGCGTTAAACAATGACTTAGAGCACACATTTTTTGCAGCTTATATGTTGCATAAAGTTATTGATATCGAAATTTATAAGTttcttgaaaattatttaatttcaaattgatAGTAAACTTCGATGTTATCAGATATATATGATAAATATTCTGTTTTGGTCATCTATTTGTCGATGTTATTCTATTtctagtaaatatttttaaacgaaaCCACTCCGATATAACTAATACAATGCTTAACTCGTCACGTTCCTTTCATCGATACTGCAAATGATTTACAAGGACCCTTAGGTAAACCGTGCCCGTcttttatatctttttataGTTTGTCTGAACCTTTTTGTTGCCGACCCATAATGTGTGccaccaaaaaaataaacatttctgTATCCTGGCGTACTTTTTCTACAACTGGTACGACATCCGAATAATCACTTacgttatattcaaaatatttgggTCTATGCAAGCGGTGGACGCAggcatattttaaaagtaattctAAGAATTCTCCTTTATAATCCTAatctttttttgtatgtaggtacctatgtgtCTGGTGTGGTAGGAATTCTGTTGCCTTTTGtttcaatacaaaattttacaaggTTTATCCGTAGAATATTGTAGATTATATCACGTTACACAAAACGGGAGATTTAGATAAATCAATATGATGACTATATGGCTATTTCGAGAAGCTGGAAGGTGTTTGGCATACTATTGAGAGATGTGCGAGTAACGTGTACGTATTTTGATACATAGGCTGCAGTTAATTTTAGATAGTTGCGCAGACGTGAATTCTTAGCTAATTGGCAGTGATTATAATCACGTGTGGAATCGATTTTTGAGATGAATATTTTGGtacaattaatgttttatttatgaaattctCTATTTTATCATGCCAttagtaatttatttgttttgtagtTTTGATCATTAATTTCTTTTCTAAGTTCAATGAAgtcttttattgaaattgattcaTAATATCCTCACGAATACGTGGTATTAAGCCCCTGCATTTTGATGACAGTTGGTCACCCTCGTCTTTATATTATACCACTTCACATTATACATAGCTTGTGTGCACATTGCTAACGCGTAACACAATCATTTAAATGTAGGCAATCGATCGATGATGATGTAACTGGTGTAAAACTGAACACCCGAATattgaatacatattttttaaacctcACGCAAAATACATGCTGTACGAAACataattttcatgtaataaaatatataaaatattttgtttaaatatatcaagcgttatttatatcaattattatatttcccgcattatttgtttaagatTGTTAAGCAGGGTTTTAATTTACGTCGATTTTATCTCATTTACGTCAATTGACGCCCTGAACTGTGAGAGAATGAATCATGTTCAAGGAGCGAATTCCGGGGGTTATAAATGGAGGCGACCGTTCTAGGGTGAATGCGACACAATAAGTGAGAAGGGTCGGTTCGCGTAGTCGCCTGCTTAGGGTAAATGGGCCCGTTCACGTCAATATGggtttttattatgaaaccTCTGATACTAACAACATTTCTGCGCTTGTATTTGCGATAAGAAActtaagttaataaaaaaaaaattaacaataaaaataacaatgtcgATAAcgaaacaaaatacataatatacatattttgtacaaGTAAAACCTCATTTAACTTCCGTTTGGCTCTAATGGGCACGTGGTGGGATTCATGTAGACAACATTACCCGGGATACGCCCCCACGAACATGCTCGTTGAAAGTCAACATTTTTTTCCCACGACTCGATTAGCGGTTACTTATTTGATATAATtcaatatacttaaaaaaaatggtcTTTCAAGATTCTAGTTTTtatggattttaatttttatagaaattagTTGTAGAtagacattattatttttatcccatatgaaatttaatttagttacCGTTACTACGTCAGCCTTTCAAAGTAAAGTGACTTCCTGTGTTCGTTTTCACAATCTCGTTGGCAGCCCCatggtaatattattattaacgtaTTGGTTTTTGAATGAGCGAAGTAACGATTAACAATACATATGTTGTTTCATGTTTGTAAAGGTGATTACAAACAAAGGTATAGAGTGCCCAGACTTAGCACCTGCTcaagtttttgttatttaaccTTTATTTAGCATGatgaagttttaaatatttttataataagtaataaactaaaataaaatgtttttagtataagttttaaaatttttatttatatcactattacgataatataaaataaattcctatagcttttaaattcttatgacgtgattattgattttttagaGATAGTTTCAACTATTGTTCCGAAGTCTTTAACGTATTGCTTGTTTGTGTTTATTGTAAACTAAAGTGCAGTCACCGCTTGCATTCCCAGCGCTGGCCTGTGTGAGTGCTTGTGTCAATGTGTAGGTAGTATTTCGATTGTGTGAGTGCTCTAAAGCATTAGTGTGCGTAGAGGGCGCCGAAAGCGTTTGTGCGTGTGAATGGAAGAGCACATTTCATTCTTTCATTATAATTGCAGTGATGCGCGCCATGCGATTTTAATAGATGAATATTTGTGAACGATTTATGTTCtaattgatttataattaaaatacatttgttTCTCTGTTCTATTAGttttattgcataaaataatatttttgaaaattaaatacctaggTAGTAGATCCAGTTTTTTTTTCGATTATTTTgaagttttttaataatcgaCACATTtacttgatatttttttgtttttttttttattatttacgttttttatgtattacgAAAATTAAATCGTAAGTTTATTGAGGAGTtcggttaaaaaaattaaacattttaaaatttaaatgatacaTCGCACTCTGTTTTAATGTTcggtttttgttatttttcaaagCATATAAACGtgataatgaaatttaacgcattaaactttataatgcactaattaacataaatttttaattatcatttgATAAGAATTTATTGGTTAAAACAATGGATTTAAGACCATAATAATGGAAAAaatggaaatatattttttagatacatatttttaaaattttgcacAATTATAAGTGTACTGTACTTACCTTTGCGTGTTTACTCTGTATCCTATTGTTTCTTGGTAAGAATTATGTTTTCCAGTATCGGGAGCGACAGCTCCCTGATAGCTAATGTTGTGTCCCGCGTATCCAGCCGTATTAGCAGAATTCGCCGTCCTGTCGTTTCAAAACGCCTCCTGAAACATGACGCAGCTCTATGTATCTCCGAGGTAGTCACAACTTGTCAAGGATGATATTTTTCCTAAAAGCGATTTCACTTGCGAGTTGCAGGTCACTCGGCTTGTGTCATCCTTTGAAGGTATTTTTGCACAGATAAATAATTGCAACGTCAACAATCTGCTAATAATGCtactgttttaaatatacgtattttttttgatgaaaaatatttacttaatttttcatcaaattataattcaatttcaaattatagaaaaaatgcaagttttttttaaatgtggatttttagttacattgaaaaatataattttaaaattgtggcATTATTAGATACTGTATTTTTTCGTTTCGTAGCTGTGCATATCTAATCGATTTATAATCCATTTTCCATGAATTATGGTATACATGTTTTCAATAGTCTTCTGAAGTTTTTTCGTAAACACACCTTAAGCAAATCCGTtccgtttgtttgttttccaaTTTTAGGAATAACTATCACTCCAAAAAATTTCAACAGGCCAAATCCAAAACTATGTCACTTATAATTCTTTGGTTCACTGCActgtttatgtttaaatatttttacgtcACTTCACAAATACTCCAAAAAATCCAAATCCAAGGTAAGGTCACCGTTTGTCACTGTGTTCCAGGTttgaatgataataaataaattattatcattaatcCACGAGTCCAACAAAATTCATCGAAACATCATAGACGTGTTGCACGAGCGCCGACGTCGACGTCACTGGCATCAGACAACCACACGTTCGACCGTCAAAGGTAACACTGGCTGGCAAGCCGGCGACGGTGAGTGAGAGGTTGCGCCGCGGGGGGATCCCACCCCGCGCGACGTTGCCGGCTCGGTGCGATAAAGTGGCGCACCCCCTCGTCCCCCGCCAGTGTCGTCGTCTCGGCATTTCGTAGTCGGCCCCAGCTCGGACGCCGTCGTCGTCATGTCGGTTTCATGCTCCACCCCGCGCACTCGACATTTCATTTCACGTAACGGTCCTCAATCGAGCGCGATACTGCGAGTGCGATAGTCGCAGAGTACGCTAGCATACCTCATTAGTTATTCATGATAATTTACTTAGCATGACAACCAGATAAATTATGTAgtataatttaaactatttcaattattttatattcgcTTTAAAAATGATGATAGGGTTACATTAACTCAATTGTCTAAATCTCAGGTGGATTAggaaaactataaataatgatTGCCGATTTTTTGCTTGTTACGAATTTGTATCAGTTGCCGCTCTCGGAATTCGATGAGCGTCCGTCTACGTTGGGGCATAATAATTAACAGCGATAAACAATGGGCATGTCGCCTTCGTCCTCTGGTCGCTACCTGCGCATGACGATAGAGGACAAGTGACTCGTCCTGCGATGTCCTTGCTTGATCGTTGCACGCATTTCGCATTCATCTTAACTCGTATCACCTTATTCTTGTTGTGTATTTCGgcatatttgaataattaggCTGATGTAATATGAACTGgataatttgatattaatttttgtatgcgAAATATTTGCGAtacctagttattttataataatgcatTGACTCATGACGCTTAAATACTAATGAGTTAGTAATGACATAACAATCAAtagaaatgtataataatcAGTTatcagtaaatatttttattgtatttacggtttgatattaaaataatcagcGGTCAAagttctatttataaaaatgtgaaaataaaacttagttttttgttattttctcttaaattaaaatgagcACTCGAAcgaatattaaaagtaattttcgatttgttttcaatatacGTGTCCATATGCCTACATTACATATAcatttgcaaaatattttaatacaagttTCGTAACattgaagaataaaaatatctagagtATGTTGTAAATTAGATGTAAACTTATTATGggtaaaaacattaatattttcgtCCGGCAGTTGGCGGTTACGTTGGCTGGAAAGTCGGGAAAGCGGCGCGAGCGCACTCGCGTTTCGCACGTTGTCCGCGTTCCGATGCGCCTCCCCACCTTGCCCTCGACTCCATTCATAAATAACctttcaaattttatattacaatttttattgtaaaccaCGCGCTTCCCGCTCGGTAACTGGTAACTGAATTAGTTTCAGTCACACCTTCCTTAATTATTCCAAGTTTGGTGGCCTTGGATTTCATGTAAATACGACGTgtacaaaattattcaatatctCATATAAATTCACCAAGTTTTTCTgtcgaaataaaaaaaagcagATTCGtttttttagtgtaatttatttcaatgctTTTTGCAATGCAATGGAGATTACAAATAATAGTGTAAATCGGTGGATGCAGTAAATTGTAGACACCTTAAATTGTAACACAAGGCCTTGATCATTTGAAT is a window from the Colias croceus chromosome 7, ilColCroc2.1 genome containing:
- the LOC123693055 gene encoding zinc finger MIZ domain-containing protein 1, with the protein product MSGGGENAQFGATAAMVAAATTAAMQDSQPFSQMQSNMAMGNPQYSAMNGYGQQRSHNPAMTGMGMGNNGSMNGMNGMNGMNGMTSMTGMGQMGNASMNGINPMAQMANMGMHANIMTSQMGPGQMGGSTKMGPGYQRRHAPYPTGTMLMGSRKSQYMGGQPGFGPGQYPSGYGGRPGFQGQYPPQQPLGPSGNFGPTMRGNMRQSTPPYSNQGQYFNGGVPNHFPQHQTNSAQYGGQYSGQFAQEVAMRTNSYQHSPVPGNPTPPLTPASSMPPYISPNADVKPHFNELKPPIGMQNDELRLTFPVRDGIILPPFRLEHNLAVSNHVFQLKPTVHSTLIWRSDLELQLKCFHHEDRQMNTNWPASVQVSVNATPLIIDRGENKTSHKPLYLKEVCQPGRNTIQITVSACCCSHLFVLQLVHRPSVRSVLQGLLRKRLLTADHCIAKIKMNFNQTSSSGNNNTNTPNERDSIEQTALKVSLKCPITFKKITLPARGHECKHIQCFDLESYLQLNCERGSWRCPVCNKPAQLEGLEVDQYMWGILNTLNSSDVDEVTIDSGANWKAAKISTNTGIKQEDDSNDSSGKRGKAVSPGSMNMPTMNNWDMNQAMSPYLPPDMNTIASGSMISSYQGNQNRTSGSNSQNYDFGMNNGPGSNEYAGNGPLSHLNESVNSLDPLNAMEKSLNEQMPHTPHTPHTPGSAHTPGGGGAHTPGSSHTPGPPSVGHHSLNDVDIPADLNFDPAAVIDGEGTDNLNLLPETSVDPMELLSYLDAPALGELLATPPSSSSSAGSHPPRAPSSDDLLALFE